The window TCTGCTGTTTGTTCTTCTGTTGGAATGTAGAGAACCTCAAGATCTCTTCTCTGTACTCTTTCCCTTACAAAATGATAATCTGTATCCAGATGCTTGATTCTGGAATGGAAGACAGGATTGGAACTTAAAGCTATCGCAGACATGTTATCACAATGTATTATAGGAGGTTGAGGCACTGAGCATTTCAAATCTCTGAGAATCTGTCTAACCCAAGCTATGTCTGCAGCTGTATGAGCTAGAGCTTTATACTCAGCCTCTGTAGAACTTCGGGACACCGatgtttgtttctttgattgCCAAGAAATCGGATTTTCCCCAAGATAAACCACATACCCAGTAACTGATCTCCTTGTATTGAGATATGCAGCCCAATCAGAATCTGAGAAAGCAGTGAGAGTAGGATGTGATGCTGCAGAATACACTATCCCAGTATGCAGGGTTCCCTGCAAATATCGTAGAATTCGTTTGACATCACCAAAATGTATCTCGGTAAGGGAATTCATATATTGACATACTGTATTAACTGCAAATGCAATGTCAGGTCTCGTAAATGTCAAGTATTGTAGGGACCCCACAACACTTCTGTATGTACTAGGATCTGCAAGGAGAGAACCTTCGGAACACAAAAGCTGACTATGAGGCTTACAAGGAGTAGCAGCTGGTTTACACGAATCCATTCCTGATTTATGAATGAGATCCTTTATATACTTTGCTTGATGAACAAAAATATCCCCATTTGATTTATATTGAATCTGCAGACCAAGAAAGTAAGTGAGCCTGCCCAAATCTTTCAAATCAAACACTGTTGATAATTCTTGGACTACATTTTGAACTTTAACTGAGCTTGATCCAGTCAAaataatatcatccacatataacagTAGGATGATTATGTCCGCAAAGTCTGTTTTCATAAACAAACTTGTGTCTGAAACTGATGCAGTGAATCCCATTGCGAGGAGATAACTTGTAAACTTTGAATTCCAGGCTCTAGGTGCCTGTTTTAACCCATATAGTCCTTCATTTCTCAAGCATTGTTACAATCTAAAGCTTGGAAATCCCAGCTTAGATTGAGGGGGAATGTTGACTATACACCTATGACTCACCTATGGCCAGCTCATCAGTCAATAGTTAGTTAAATGGTTGAAATTAGTTAGCTGAGTTGTTATCAGTTAGTTAGTTAAAACAGCTTACAATACAAGACAGTTAGAATGGCTCTATATAAACTGAAGTCTGAAAGTGTTAAGAATTCATTCAGTAATAATACAATCGTTTTGTCTCTCTCTTGCTCTCTAAACACTCATACTGTTCTTAGTAGTTTTTCTGCATTCTTTGTTACTctgttaacatggtatcatcgccgaGTCGATTCTTGGTGCCTTTCTTCCGCTGATTTGGGATCGACAGGGAGGAGACGCTCTTCGATCATATCGTTTCTGGTTTGGGTACAGATTCAAGAACGCAGTCCTTTCAGGTTCTTTCTGATTTCTTGCACTCTATATGTTTGATGAAATGTCGAAGTCACAAATTCTGCTTCAAGTTGCATAATTGTTCGAGGCCGATAGTCATTAGTCTTGGAATCATGGAATGGATAGATCAATGAGGTATTTGTTGGGATAGAAAGGCCAATAGCcattttccttttatgtttCACTTCAGAAAGGCCGATAGCCAGAAGTGTGTGTGTCGAAGTTTTGTGTCACTTCAGAAAGGCCGATAGCCAGAAGTGTGTGTGTACAATTCTTGTTGTGTTCTTCAAAAGGCCGATAGCCAGGAGTTGTTGACGAGTTCTTCCGAAGATTTGATTTGTTGTTAAAGTTGATATAATGGCCGATTCAAGTGTCAAAATTGAAGCATTG is drawn from Malus domestica chromosome 14, GDT2T_hap1 and contains these coding sequences:
- the LOC114820955 gene encoding uncharacterized mitochondrial protein AtMg00810-like; translated protein: MGFTASVSDTSLFMKTDFADIIILLLYVDDIILTGSSSVKVQNVVQELSTVFDLKDLGRLTYFLGLQIQYKSNGDIFVHQAKYIKDLIHKSGMDSCKPAATPCKPHSQLLCSEGSLLADPSTYRSVVGSLQYLTFTRPDIAFAVNTVCQYMNSLTEIHFGDVKRILRYLQGTLHTGIVYSAASHPTLTAFSDSDWAAYLNTRRSVTGYVVYLGENPISWQSKKQTSVSRSSTEAEYKALAHTAADIAWVRQILRDLKCSVPQPPIIHCDNMSAIALSSNPVFHSRIKHLDTDYHFVRERVQRRDLEVLYIPTEEQTADILTKGLHSLSFLKHCYNLKLGNPSLD